TCCATCCTGCGCGAGCCCTTCCACTTCGATTACGACAACTATTACGCCGGCAATCAGCTCTCCGTGCAAGGCCAGTTCGAGGCCCTCGGCATGCGTCACCTCGCCTCTTTCGGCTACGACTTCTCCTACATGAGCCTCAAGCGCTGGCAGGGGCAGGTGTTCTCCGGACCCGCCATCAGCACCGTCATGTCTATCCGTAATCCGATCAGTAACCCGGGCTACTTAGACGAAAAGTTCTCGCAGATTGTCGACTTCATCGAGTACTACCACTCGCTGGCGGCCTTCGATCAGATCAACGTCACCGACCGCCTCGCGGCCATGCTCGCCTTGCGCTACAACATGTTCCGTCGCAACATTACAACCAGCAAATCGGACAACCGCGTCGTGACCGAAAAGGGTGAGCCCGCTATTCTTATCGACAACGCCCCGACCTTCAAGGTGGGCCTCGTCTACGAACTCACCCCCGGAAGTCGCATCTACGCCTCCGTCTCCAACTCCTTCCGCCCCGTCCGCACCGTAGGCGACAACAACTACGTCTACCTCGACAATAAGGGCCGCACCATCACGCCCAACTCCACCGGCAAGGTCTACGCCCCCGAACGCGGCATGCAGTACGAGGCCGGTATCCACTCCCGCTTCGGTAGCCTCTTGGCCCTGGAGCTGGCCGGATTCCACATCGAGAAGAGCAACATCGTGCAGAAGTTTGGTAAGAATGCCGATGGCAAGAGCGTCATCGGGCAGGTGGGCACCGTCCATTCCGACGGCTTCGAGATCGACGCCACCCTCACCCCCTCGCCCTACATCGACCTGCGCGCAGGCTACACCCTGACGCTGGCCAAGGTGGGCGAATACTCCAGCACCGAGTTTGCCAAGGCGGCCTTCAAGGGCCACTATCTGCCCTACTCGCCCGTCCACACGGCCTTCGGTTGGCTCTTTCTGAACAACAACTCGGAGCGTCACCTCTTCCGCCTCGGCCTCGGTTTCGACTACGCCAGCGAGTCGTACGCCGACCTGGCCAACGAGATGCGTTTCGACCCCGCCTTCGTAGCCAACGCCATGGTGAGCTACCGCTACAACAAGTTTTGGACGCTACAGCTAAACGCCGACAACCTCTTCGATAAGCGTTACGCCAAAGCCGCCGAGAACACCATCCAATGGCTTCCCGAGCCAGGCCGCAACATCACCGTTTCGGCCATCTTCCACATGTAATCGGCTCACATTGATCAATGGCCGGCGCCCCTAACGGCCCTTCCGGGGCAGCCAAACTTCCCCGGCCTCGGTGAGGGCCCCTTCCGGGGCAGGGGAATTTGGCCGGCATCCCTGATGCCTTCCTTTTCCC
The sequence above is drawn from the Tannerella serpentiformis genome and encodes:
- a CDS encoding TonB-dependent receptor; translated protein: MKRNFILSLLLCSGMAGAVQAQQAVPNETVDPSDVDTTLYLDEQVVVGHRMKRLSLFRLPVTLSETPLTMAIVDSKALRDLNITDLLQINKTTAGIRIMNNYGGFHMFRARGMDGLVLLSNGIRDERAEIYSCAPTSSFVGVDRVEVIKGPSSALIGHSAIGGIINVLYSQPSARTSVDARIAVGSWNTYTAQVGATGALSPTVNFRLDYTGIQSDGWRDNTRRSNNVYAALDFRPNDRNKFSFSALAYDNRVHTDPGIPRFQNDIFDENGNKVYSKGDIPTGIDLAKTSLTYVNDHLNDKHISSTNIWEHNLSENWLLRDVLGFSYNTLSYLQSEEFSHLTSKTPGRYKHYYMNGDEKVYISVDSILREPFHFDYDNYYAGNQLSVQGQFEALGMRHLASFGYDFSYMSLKRWQGQVFSGPAISTVMSIRNPISNPGYLDEKFSQIVDFIEYYHSLAAFDQINVTDRLAAMLALRYNMFRRNITTSKSDNRVVTEKGEPAILIDNAPTFKVGLVYELTPGSRIYASVSNSFRPVRTVGDNNYVYLDNKGRTITPNSTGKVYAPERGMQYEAGIHSRFGSLLALELAGFHIEKSNIVQKFGKNADGKSVIGQVGTVHSDGFEIDATLTPSPYIDLRAGYTLTLAKVGEYSSTEFAKAAFKGHYLPYSPVHTAFGWLFLNNNSERHLFRLGLGFDYASESYADLANEMRFDPAFVANAMVSYRYNKFWTLQLNADNLFDKRYAKAAENTIQWLPEPGRNITVSAIFHM